In the genome of Cercospora beticola chromosome 2, complete sequence, one region contains:
- a CDS encoding uncharacterized protein (antiSMASH:Cluster_6) produces the protein MFQRTEAEDACEGLLSSDTKKRRSLTLDARWCSTVLCLSLFSAIVGSLIGRRIQSSNSDRVCFKHTSKSSPLQDDIEVSWHEVVFNGSLLKENVYRQDAGPEVDSAWEELGINYDSILVPPDVAGHVGLREDQVRAKVKYGGGFIANVEGLHHLHCLNLLRQALHWNFDYYHARAEGAFLNEDFILKKHVTHCLDILRQQLMCSVDVGVMGQVWFRPSPGKPPEAFVDFNTKHRCRYFEAIRKWAYEHQIEQPSPSDLLEPPQIGDRIFDEVP, from the exons ATGTTTCAACGAactgaagcagaagatgcgtGCGAAGGGCTTCTCAGCAGCGATACGAAGAAGCGGCGTTCGCTAACGCTGGATGCTCGCTGGTGTTCGACAGTACTCTGCTTGTCCTTGTTTTCTGCAATTGTCGGATCTTTGATTGGACGGCGAATCCAGTCGTCGAATTCAGACCGCGTATGCTTCAAGCACACATCGAAGAGCTCACCTCTGCAGGATGATATTGAAGTTTCGTGGCACGAGGTCGTATTCAATGGATCGTTGCTGAAGGAGAACGTCTATCGGCAAGATGCGGGACCAGAGGTGGACAGCGCATGGGAGGAGCTCGGGATTAATT ATGACAGTATTCTGGTTCCGCCCGATGTGGCTGGCCATGTTGGACTGCGTGAAGATCAAGTCAGAGCGAAGGTGAAATATGGTGGAGGCTTCATCGCAAATGTCGAAGGACTGCACCATCTGCATTGTCTA AATCTACTTCGGCAAGCGTTGCATTGGAATTTCGATTATTATCATGCTCGTGCTGAAGGGGCGTTCTTGAATGAAGATTTTATCTTGAAGAAGCATGTCA CTCATTGTCTCGACATTCTTCGGCAGCAGTTGATGTGCAGTGTCGACGTTGGAGTAATGGGTCAGGTGTGGTTCCGGCCCTCTCCTGGGAAGCCTCCAGAAGCATTCGTCGACTTCAATACGAAGCACAGGTGTAGATACTTCGAAGCCATTCGAAAATGGGCATACGAGCATCAGATTGAACAGCCCAGCCCTTCCGACTTGCTGGAGCCCCCACAGATCGGCGACAGGATATTCGATGAAGTTCCTTGA
- a CDS encoding uncharacterized protein (antiSMASH:Cluster_6) yields the protein MSEVVALIFAKDGQRPPWNQIYGSIVDQYKRHSGDLDGVAAAGSRFLDAERVAELKILAAKTPTLRECKKFTDSKEVQALQNEHKIEIVVQPGDLYAAHKKPGLAVFDMDSTLIQQEVIDELARAVGLYDQVAAITEAAMRGEEPYVDFEASLRARVALLKGVPDSIWQQLRDGIITFTPGAQDLLRVLTKLGWKAAVLSGGFTPLANWVKETLGMHYAYANHLVSDPSAGKLTGELVEGKPIIHGQKKRELLFETAKDNGISHQNVIAVGDGSNDLPMMEVAGFGVAFNAKPKVQAAAPSKLNSKSLLDVLYLLGYTRQEIDAALNSQS from the coding sequence CAAATATACGGCAGCATCGTCGATCAATACAAGCGACATTCTGGTGACCTTGATGGGGTGGCGGCTGCAGGCTCAAGATTTCTGGACGCCGAGCGTGTCGCAGAGCTGAAAATATTGGCTGCGAAAACTCCAACACTGAGAGAATGCAAGAAGTTCACAGACAGCAAAGAAGTACAGGCCCTGCAAAATGAGCACAAGATCGAAATCGTGGTCCAGCCTGGGGACCTTTATGCCGCCCACAAGAAGCCGGGACTGGCAGTCTTTGACATGGATAGCACTCTGATTCAACAAGAAGTCATTGATGAGTTAGCAAGAGCAGTCGGCCTCTATGATCAGGTTGCAGCCATCACGGAAGCTGCGATGCGCGGAGAGGAACCATACGTCGACTTCGAGGCGTCATTACGAGCTCGTGTGGCTCTGCTCAAGGGAGTACCAGACAGTATTTGGCAGCAGCTCCGGGACGGCATCATCACTTTCACACCAGGAGCGCAGGACCTTCTACGAGTTCTTACCAAGCTAGGCTGGAAGGCAGCAGTGCTCAGTGGAGGCTTTACTCCTTTGGCGAACTGGGTCAAAGAAACTCTCGGCATGCATTACGCATATGCGAATCACTTGGTCTCTGATCCATCTGCTGGAAAATTGACAGGAGAGCTTGTGGAAGGCAAACCTATCATTCATGGACAGAAGAAACGCGAACTGCTTTTCGAAACTGCCAAGGATAACGGCATCTCGCATCAGAATGTCATCGCAGTCGGTGATGGATCTAACGATCTGCCCATGATGGAGGTGGCAGGCTTTGGAGTTGCCTTCAACGCCAAGCCGAAGGTtcaagctgctgctcctTCTAAGCTCAACAGCAAGAGTCTGCTTGATGTGCTATACCTCCTCGGCTACACCAGACAGGAAATTGACGCGGCACTCAATTCTCAAAGCTGA